In one window of Chitinophagales bacterium DNA:
- a CDS encoding superoxide dismutase, with translation MANPLSRRAFISNTGKAAAAIGLSATVLPAFATTPPAFGYAQAPLPYGYNALEPVIDAMTMEIHYTKHAATYTKNLVDACAAEKVNTNAVSLEQLLGSISKYSAKMRNNGGGHYNHELFWQCMQPGANGKPSGKLAAAIDSSFGSFEAFKTQFSDAAKNRFGSGWAWLVLNNDKKLIIGSTPNQDNPLMDVSEIKGLPLLGLDVWEHAYYLKYQNKRADYVTNWWNVVNWNYVQQRFEAAI, from the coding sequence ATGGCCAACCCGCTTAGCAGAAGAGCATTCATCAGTAACACCGGTAAAGCTGCAGCAGCTATTGGTTTAAGCGCAACTGTATTGCCCGCCTTTGCAACAACACCTCCTGCATTTGGATATGCACAAGCACCCCTGCCTTATGGCTATAATGCGTTAGAGCCGGTGATTGATGCCATGACCATGGAAATTCACTATACCAAACATGCAGCTACCTATACCAAAAATTTAGTTGATGCCTGTGCTGCAGAGAAAGTGAATACCAATGCTGTTTCGCTGGAACAACTGCTGGGCAGCATATCGAAATATTCTGCCAAAATGCGTAACAACGGTGGTGGTCATTATAACCACGAATTATTCTGGCAATGCATGCAGCCGGGTGCCAATGGCAAACCTTCTGGCAAACTAGCTGCAGCCATCGATAGTAGTTTTGGTTCTTTCGAAGCGTTCAAAACACAATTCAGTGATGCAGCCAAAAACCGTTTTGGTAGTGGCTGGGCATGGCTGGTACTCAACAACGATAAGAAACTCATCATTGGTTCTACACCCAATCAGGATAACCCCTTAATGGATGTGAGTGAAATCAAAGGCTTGCCCTTGCTGGGATTGGATGTATGGGAACATGCTTATTACCTCAAATACCAAAATAAGCGTGCAGATTATGTCACCAACTGGTGGAATGTGGTGAACTGGAACTATGTACAGCAGCGTTTTGAGGCAGCTATATAA
- a CDS encoding OsmC family protein has protein sequence MHTTVKWVEALAFDAVADSGHIARLDTTVEGGGLNSGMSPKRMLLASVCGCTGIDVVEMLQKMRVIFSKLEIHAEAEQTEEIPKVFTHINLTYRINAAPEDLDKVKRAVDLSQEKYCGVSIMIKKHCPVNYTIELI, from the coding sequence ATGCATACAACTGTAAAATGGGTGGAAGCCCTGGCTTTTGATGCTGTTGCAGACAGCGGCCATATTGCCCGATTAGATACAACAGTAGAAGGTGGAGGACTTAATAGTGGCATGAGCCCCAAACGCATGCTGTTAGCATCCGTATGTGGCTGTACTGGTATTGATGTAGTTGAGATGCTGCAGAAAATGCGGGTGATTTTCAGCAAGCTGGAAATCCATGCTGAGGCAGAACAAACAGAAGAAATACCAAAGGTTTTTACACATATCAATCTTACTTATCGCATCAATGCTGCACCGGAAGATTTGGATAAAGTAAAACGTGCTGTAGATCTTTCACAGGAGAAGTATTGTGGTGTCAGCATCATGATTAAAAAGCATTGCCCGGTTAACTATACCATTGAACTAATCTAA
- a CDS encoding DsbA family protein, with product MKGKLLYVYDALCGWCYGFGPVMHQIADTYKDQFTVEVISGGMVVGAREGIMDEQMANYILQAIPRLEEYTGVTIGKAYKAKLRSGGLYQSSVKPSIALSLFKAHYPEQSLAFASAIQRAQFAAAKDLQDDATYAEILQAYPSLDAADFLQQMSTDEQRYAAEQDFQYAAAMGITGYPALVALVDEKYYLLSKGYQPFDSLNQTMQQFLQSLA from the coding sequence ATGAAAGGCAAACTACTCTACGTGTATGATGCACTCTGTGGCTGGTGCTATGGTTTTGGTCCGGTCATGCATCAAATAGCGGATACTTATAAAGATCAGTTCACCGTAGAAGTGATCAGTGGTGGCATGGTGGTGGGCGCCAGAGAAGGCATAATGGATGAACAGATGGCCAACTATATTCTGCAAGCCATTCCGCGCTTAGAGGAGTATACAGGAGTTACCATTGGCAAAGCATACAAAGCAAAACTGCGCAGCGGTGGATTGTATCAATCGTCTGTAAAACCATCCATTGCCCTCAGTTTATTCAAAGCACATTATCCAGAACAGTCATTAGCATTTGCTTCTGCCATTCAGCGGGCCCAATTTGCAGCAGCCAAAGACTTACAGGATGATGCAACGTATGCTGAAATCTTGCAAGCTTATCCCTCGCTGGATGCGGCAGATTTTCTGCAACAAATGTCCACAGATGAGCAACGTTATGCGGCAGAACAAGATTTTCAATATGCAGCAGCCATGGGCATCACAGGCTACCCTGCACTGGTTGCCTTGGTTGATGAAAAATACTATCTCCTAAGCAAGGGCTATCAACCTTTTGATTCGTTGAACCAAACCATGCAACAATTTCTGCAGTCATTGGCCTAG